One genomic window of Leptospira paudalimensis includes the following:
- a CDS encoding HNH endonuclease — protein MRKCIYCRETKEESEFSLEHIIPQFLGGAYVDNQFKTREVCRTCNNNLGLFVDGLFAKNSIVYNNLTNIARYFNDDNNPKSLPLTCIGISDLSVPGMSGDEICEMWLGPFGEQIYWIRLNDDKFYSYVGGNPINSKRIESVAYFLFSENSNQNQLLTWLTFKDAFQYTKVKKIMCTIVDGADPKDIGFSDPDNLDKERISYFHKLPIDDYKKCQIPVYIDFDIRFLSKLAIGISYCLFGSKIFAHPYSNELHLGLWHRIGGEYPKLLLTKLFSVQEQEDLFKKITGLKNLVVIIILKVDTKICISLNINSTLNWIIAATDISILETEDLNIIGDGIVLILAKDFEKSVQCSLPEFINHILKNKINADIALLEN, from the coding sequence ATGAGAAAATGTATATATTGTAGAGAAACTAAAGAAGAAAGTGAATTTTCACTAGAACATATTATACCTCAGTTTTTAGGGGGTGCCTATGTAGATAATCAATTTAAGACTCGCGAGGTATGTCGAACATGCAATAATAATCTTGGGCTTTTTGTCGATGGACTTTTCGCTAAAAATTCTATAGTCTATAATAATCTAACTAACATAGCAAGGTATTTCAACGATGATAATAATCCAAAATCATTGCCACTAACTTGTATAGGGATTTCTGATTTAAGCGTACCTGGGATGTCAGGTGATGAAATTTGTGAAATGTGGCTCGGTCCATTTGGAGAGCAAATTTATTGGATTCGTTTAAATGATGATAAATTCTATTCTTATGTAGGAGGAAATCCAATAAATTCTAAAAGAATAGAATCCGTTGCTTATTTTCTTTTTTCAGAAAACTCAAATCAGAATCAATTGTTAACTTGGCTGACTTTCAAAGACGCATTCCAATACACTAAAGTTAAAAAGATTATGTGCACAATAGTTGATGGAGCTGACCCGAAAGACATTGGTTTTTCAGATCCAGACAATCTAGATAAAGAAAGAATATCCTATTTTCATAAATTACCTATAGATGATTATAAGAAGTGCCAAATTCCAGTTTATATTGATTTTGATATTAGATTCCTTTCAAAACTTGCTATTGGAATTTCATATTGTCTTTTTGGGTCGAAAATTTTTGCACATCCCTATTCAAATGAACTTCATCTTGGATTGTGGCACCGAATAGGAGGTGAATACCCAAAACTTCTTTTAACAAAATTATTCAGCGTTCAAGAACAGGAGGATTTATTCAAAAAAATTACTGGTCTAAAAAATCTTGTTGTAATTATAATTTTGAAAGTCGATACAAAAATCTGCATCAGTTTAAACATTAATAGTACACTTAATTGGATAATTGCAGCTACTGATATCTCAATTTTAGAAACTGAAGATTTGAATATAATCGGAGATGGAATAGTATTAATTCTAGCTAAAGACTTCGAAAAGAGCGTCCAATGCTCGCTACCTGAATTTATAAATCACATACTAAAAAATAAAATCAATGCTGACATCGCTTTATTAGAAAATTAA